Part of the Gemmatimonadaceae bacterium genome, GGAATCGCTGCGCGGCGCGCTCACCAAGGCCAAGCGCCTCCCGGCGCGCGATGTCGTGCGCATTTTGCACGATGTGGTCGATGCACTGGCCTATGCGCATGCGCGTGGCATTGTGCATCGCGACATCAAACCCGACAACATCCTCACGTCGGGCATGCACGCGCTGGTCACCGACTTCGGCGTCGCGAAGGCGCTCAGTGCCGCCATCCCCATGGCAGGTGGTACCAGTACGGGCATGGCCATCGGAACGCCCGCCTACATGGCGCCCGAACAGCTCGCAGCCGATCCGGCCGCCGATCATCGCGTCGACATCTACGCGGTGGGACTCCTGGCCTACGAGCTGCTCACTGGCCGGTCGCCGTTTGGCGGGTCGTCGCCGCAAGCCACCATGGCCGCGCAGCTCACTGAAACGCCCAAGCCGCCGCATCAGTTCGCCGACATTCCGGAAGGGTTGTCGGCGGTGATCATGCACTGTCTTGAAAAGGATGCCGCCAAGCGCCCACAGTCGGCGCAGGCGCTGTTGGCGGAACTCGAAGCGCTGCCCCCCATGTCCAGTGGCAGCAGCGTCGCTGCGCGTCCCGCATCACCGCGGTGGACCCGCGCGGCCGGTGTGCTCGCCGCCATCGTCGTGACCCTCGCCGTCGCGCAGCAGTTGCGGAAGCAGTCCGGCGGCACCACGCCACGAGCCAGCGCCGATTCGCTGTCGGCGCGGGACGCGGGACCGGGTGGAGACCGCGCGCCGTCGGCGCAGATTGACAGGAATGCCGCCGCCGTTTCGCCCGGCGTCAAACCGGAAACCGTGGTCGTCTATCGCAACAGCACGGACAGCGCGGCGGGGATTCAGGTGCCCGTGGTGATTTCGCGTGCCGAATCGTTGGCCATCACCGCCGCCGTGCGTCAGCGAATTGCCGATGCCGAAGCCGCGAAACTGGCGGCACGTCCGGCCCCGGCAGTGCCGGGTGCCGCGAAGGGCGTCACTACCGCGCCGCCGACGCGCGTCATCGTGAGTGCGGAAGGACCACTCACGCCGCTGGATCGTGAGCAACTGCTGATGGAGGTGGGCAAGATCTTCGCCGATTCGGTGGCCATCGCGTTCAAGCGCATGGATACCGCCATGGCGCAGGCCGCCCGGGTCTATCGCTTTGAAGCCACGCGCCCCACGGGACGCGGCGTCACGCCCATGCTGGCACCGCCCAGCGACGGGCGCACGCGCGTGGTCATCTCGAATTTCACCAACGCCACCGGCAAGCGGGAGAACTCGGCCATCGGACGCGACATCGCGCAGTTTCTGCGCGCCGGCCTCGCGTCCGACAAACTGGAAGTGGTGAACAACGAAACCACCGACCGCGCCTCACGTGGACTCGGCGACCCCACGTCGCTGGGCTGGGGCCTGCGCGCCGATTACGTGGTGAACGGCATGATCACGCTGCGTGCCGATTCCGTCGTGCTGATCACCATGTTCAACGATGTGCGCGATGGCCGCTATTCGCGCGTCTCGGAAACCGCCACGCTGGCCAACGATCCGAAGAAGGCGTTCGACGCATCCCTGGTGCATGTCAATGCGTGGATCGACAGTGCACGTGTGTTGCGGGCGAGACGTCCGCCGATGGGTCCAGGCGGCTCAAGATTCTAGTATCGGGATTCGTCAGACGGGAGACGGGAGACGGGAGACGACAGACGGGAGACATCCGGTGTGCTGGATGTTTCCCGTCGCGCGCAGTCTCCGGGAACGCTCGGCTTACGAATGGAATCGCGTTCTGCGACGCGATGCGAACAGCCCCAGACCGAATAAGCCGAGGGCGCTGAGAGCGATCGAGGAGGGCTCGGGGACTGTGGTTGTCATCGACGCGTAAATCCCGTAGCGACTCGGATCTGGACTCACGTTGTCCGGAGCGTAATCGTCGGGAATGGCGATGAAGAGAAAGCGCGACGACGTCGGGACCGTGATCGTCAGTCCGTCGAATGAAATGAAGAAGTCGTTCGAGACATCCGTCGGCTGATTGCCGTAAAAAGTCGGTTGGGTTTGGCAGGATCCGAACACATTTGCGGGAGGTGCAATCGCACCGACAACTCGATTCAGCTCGGTCGACGCCAGTAGAGTGGACGAGGTTGAGAACACCCCACAATAGACGGCATCATGATACGGGCTGCCGCTGCCCGCAACCTGCAGCACCCCTGTCGGTTTCAATGTTATGGTCCGGAGATAGCTCGACAACCCGAGATCAAGCACGAGCGGTGAACCAAGGACGCCATCGCCGCGAAGGTACATGCCAGTCGGGTTGACGGCAAAGAAGGTGGGTGTGCTGATGAGCTGTGCAGATAACCCTAAAGGCAACAGCGCAACAGCAGCACCACACGCGATTGACAGATACCGGCTTCGGTGAGTCATAGGAGTCTCGTGAACAGGAAAGGTTGGCGTTCGCGGGCCACAAGCCGACCTCGCTGTCGGGGCCAGGCGGTGACCAGCGCGGTGAGAACTTGGCCTCCTTCCGTCTCGCGACCGTCAACGACGCCATGGATTGCCGCATTGACGCGCACTTCACGACGAACGCCCAGAGAGTCACTGGTGTCCGATGTGCACTGAACAAGGCAGTTCCTTCGGAGAAAACTCTGCCACCATCCCGCATATGCGCAAAACGGGAGACATCCAGCGCCCCGGATGTCTCCCGTCTTCCCTTCTCCCGTCTCCCGTCTTCACACCACCGAAACCGTCCTACTCGACGTCTCCCATCGTAAACGGCACCGGCTCCGCAAACGCACTCGGCAACAGCGCTTCGAAGTTCGGCTCGATGGCTTCCGGGATCGGCTCCGGCTCGGGCAGGGCATCCGACTCGACATCCACTTCCTGATACCGGTACATACCCGTACCGGCCGGGATGAGATGGCCGATGATGATGTTTTCCTTGAGACCCATCAGGTTGTCGCGCGAACCGCGAATGGCGGCATCGGTGAGTACCCGCGTGGTTTCCTGGAACGACGCCGCCGACACGAATGACTGCGTGGTCAGCGAGGCCTTGGTGATGCCCAGCAGCAACGGCTCTGACGTCGCCGGTTGCAGCTTCTTCTTCTTGGCCTCGTCGTTCTCCTTCCGGAACTCGGCGCGATCGACATGCTCACCCTCAAGCATCTCGGTGTCGCCCGATTCCACGATGCGCACCTTCTGCAGCATCTGCTTCACGATCACGCCAATGTGCTTGTCGTTGATCTTCACGCCCTGCAGGCGATACACCTCCTGCACTTCGTTCAGCAGATACTCCTGCACCGCGCGCGGTCCCTTGATGCGCAGAATGTCGTGCGGATTGACCGGGCCTTCCGAAATACGATCGCCGGCGTGCACACGGTCACCTTCATGCACCCGCAAGTGCTTGCCGGACGGCACTTCGTACACTTGCTCCGGCATCGTCTCGTCGAGCACCCACTGCCCGCCCACGATGGACGCCGGGCGCACGAACACTTCGCGCTTGCCGCGCTTGATCTCGCCGAACCGCACGAACCCGTCGATCTCGGAAATGGTGGCCGGATCCTTCGGACGACGC contains:
- a CDS encoding PEP-CTERM sorting domain-containing protein; protein product: MTHRSRYLSIACGAAVALLPLGLSAQLISTPTFFAVNPTGMYLRGDGVLGSPLVLDLGLSSYLRTITLKPTGVLQVAGSGSPYHDAVYCGVFSTSSTLLASTELNRVVGAIAPPANVFGSCQTQPTFYGNQPTDVSNDFFISFDGLTITVPTSSRFLFIAIPDDYAPDNVSPDPSRYGIYASMTTTVPEPSSIALSALGLFGLGLFASRRRTRFHS
- a CDS encoding protein kinase, encoding MSTDFQFRLQHAIDANFLIDRELGGGGMSRVFVATERALQRRVVIKVLPPELAAGVNVDRFRREIQLAAQLQHPHIVPLLSTGDEDGILWFSMPFIEGESLRGALTKAKRLPARDVVRILHDVVDALAYAHARGIVHRDIKPDNILTSGMHALVTDFGVAKALSAAIPMAGGTSTGMAIGTPAYMAPEQLAADPAADHRVDIYAVGLLAYELLTGRSPFGGSSPQATMAAQLTETPKPPHQFADIPEGLSAVIMHCLEKDAAKRPQSAQALLAELEALPPMSSGSSVAARPASPRWTRAAGVLAAIVVTLAVAQQLRKQSGGTTPRASADSLSARDAGPGGDRAPSAQIDRNAAAVSPGVKPETVVVYRNSTDSAAGIQVPVVISRAESLAITAAVRQRIADAEAAKLAARPAPAVPGAAKGVTTAPPTRVIVSAEGPLTPLDREQLLMEVGKIFADSVAIAFKRMDTAMAQAARVYRFEATRPTGRGVTPMLAPPSDGRTRVVISNFTNATGKRENSAIGRDIAQFLRAGLASDKLEVVNNETTDRASRGLGDPTSLGWGLRADYVVNGMITLRADSVVLITMFNDVRDGRYSRVSETATLANDPKKAFDASLVHVNAWIDSARVLRARRPPMGPGGSRF